A DNA window from Prochlorococcus marinus XMU1406 contains the following coding sequences:
- the kaiB gene encoding circadian clock protein KaiB — MAARKTYILKLYVAGNTPNSMRALNTLREILDNEFKGVYALKVIDVLKQPQLAEEDKILATPTLAKILPPPVRKIIGDLSDREKVLIGLDLLFDELTETEYSGDK, encoded by the coding sequence ATGGCAGCAAGGAAAACATATATTTTAAAGCTCTATGTTGCTGGAAATACTCCTAATTCGATGAGAGCTTTAAATACCTTAAGAGAAATTTTAGATAATGAATTCAAAGGAGTTTATGCTTTGAAGGTTATCGATGTACTTAAGCAACCACAACTTGCAGAAGAAGATAAAATTTTAGCCACTCCAACTTTAGCTAAAATTTTACCGCCACCAGTTAGAAAAATAATAGGTGATCTTTCAGATAGAGAGAAAGTTTTAATTGGTTTAGATCTACTTTTTGATGAATTAACTGAAACTGAATATAGTGGAGATAAATAA
- the rplU gene encoding 50S ribosomal protein L21, giving the protein MTNSKKSSNNSSESNELYAIAETSGQQFWFEVNRYYDIDRLNAKEKDKITLEKVLLLKDKDSITVGKPYVKDAKIELEVVSHKRDKKILVYKMRPKKKTRRKMGHRQELTRVMVRSISIGKGAPKSSSKKETVKKETKPKSEKSTN; this is encoded by the coding sequence ATGACAAATTCTAAAAAATCCTCAAACAATTCTTCTGAAAGTAATGAGTTGTATGCAATAGCGGAAACTTCAGGTCAACAATTTTGGTTCGAAGTTAATAGATACTATGACATAGATAGGTTAAATGCAAAAGAGAAAGATAAGATAACACTAGAAAAAGTTTTACTTTTAAAAGACAAAGATTCTATTACTGTTGGAAAACCTTACGTTAAGGATGCAAAAATTGAATTAGAAGTAGTCTCCCATAAAAGAGATAAGAAAATTCTTGTATACAAAATGCGTCCGAAAAAAAAGACAAGAAGAAAAATGGGACATAGACAAGAACTTACAAGAGTTATGGTAAGATCTATATCAATAGGTAAAGGCGCTCCTAAGTCTTCTTCAAAAAAAGAAACTGTCAAAAAGGAAACTAAACCAAAATCCGAAAAATCTACAAATTAA
- the rpmA gene encoding 50S ribosomal protein L27 gives MAHKKGTGSTRNGRDSNSKRLGVKAYGGEKVTAGSILIRQRGTSFLPGINVGKGKDDTLFALKEGTVSFESIKRNLRNRKRVNIVI, from the coding sequence ATGGCACATAAAAAAGGAACAGGCTCTACTAGAAATGGTCGAGATTCAAACTCTAAAAGATTGGGTGTTAAAGCTTATGGAGGAGAAAAAGTAACTGCTGGATCAATTCTCATTCGCCAAAGAGGTACATCCTTTTTGCCTGGGATCAATGTCGGGAAAGGTAAAGACGATACTCTTTTTGCACTAAAAGAAGGAACGGTAAGTTTTGAAAGCATCAAAAGAAATTTAAGAAATAGAAAAAGAGTCAATATAGTTATCTAA
- a CDS encoding class I SAM-dependent methyltransferase — protein MEYLSIRECDLDGFLANAKMNLANSHPGDALNEVSDFYTEIVGDRHVADLAAWHITSRDYIADTLKLQQRFSRDLVLDFGGGIGTHALANAMSSKVEHVFFVDINQTNRNFVEYRAKKLGVEKKISFCKTIQDTQLLKFDTIICLDVLEHLADPASQIITFNEIMDSNSIALFNWYFYKGDDNEYPFHIDDSQIVEKFFETLQLNFLEVFHPILITTRAYKKVR, from the coding sequence ATGGAATACTTATCTATTAGGGAATGTGATTTAGATGGATTCCTTGCAAATGCAAAAATGAATTTGGCAAATTCACATCCTGGGGATGCTTTGAATGAAGTTTCAGATTTTTATACTGAGATTGTAGGAGATAGGCATGTAGCTGATTTAGCTGCTTGGCATATCACAAGTAGGGACTACATCGCTGATACTTTAAAACTTCAGCAGAGATTTTCTAGAGATTTAGTTTTGGATTTTGGAGGAGGTATTGGTACGCATGCCTTAGCTAACGCTATGTCTTCAAAAGTTGAGCATGTTTTTTTTGTAGATATTAATCAAACAAATAGAAATTTTGTTGAATACAGGGCTAAGAAATTAGGAGTCGAAAAAAAAATTTCTTTTTGCAAGACAATTCAAGATACACAACTATTGAAATTTGATACGATAATTTGTCTTGATGTTTTGGAACATCTTGCAGATCCAGCCTCTCAAATTATTACTTTCAATGAGATTATGGATAGCAATTCTATTGCTCTATTCAATTGGTATTTTTACAAAGGAGATGATAATGAATATCCGTTTCATATCGACGATAGTCAAATTGTTGAAAAGTTTTTTGAGACTCTTCAATTAAATTTTTTAGAAGTATTTCATCCTATTCTTATAACTACAAGAGCTTATAAAAAAGTTAGATAA
- the truB gene encoding tRNA pseudouridine(55) synthase TruB encodes METKDGFLVINKEKGCTSHDCVKQIRKLLNTKKVGHTGTLDPEVIGTLPIAVGSATRFIQYLPQGKTYIGQIKLGMRTNTDDIHGDIINQKSWPKISDEKLDQYLNRFRGIIKQIPPKVSSVLVNGERAYKKSFRNENFELAPREVKISELTLMKWDKINGIIEIKIKCSAGTYIRAIARDLGEILNSEGCLLQLKRISACGFDEQNSIKISDIEKEKGKKNSKNLIIPTISALKHISSFVLSSEEQINFWQTGRAIKVDINYLKESKSFDYKKPIKVVDKKQILLGIGFLNKDQSNINPKLVLNAK; translated from the coding sequence ATGGAAACTAAAGATGGATTCTTAGTAATTAATAAAGAAAAAGGCTGTACGTCTCATGATTGTGTCAAGCAAATAAGGAAGTTACTAAATACAAAAAAGGTTGGGCACACAGGAACTCTTGACCCAGAAGTTATTGGAACATTACCAATCGCTGTAGGAAGTGCAACAAGATTTATTCAATATCTTCCTCAGGGTAAAACTTACATAGGTCAAATTAAATTAGGGATGAGAACTAACACTGATGATATTCATGGAGACATAATTAATCAAAAAAGTTGGCCTAAGATTAGTGATGAAAAATTAGATCAATATTTAAATAGATTTAGAGGAATTATTAAACAAATTCCGCCGAAAGTATCAAGTGTGCTCGTCAATGGCGAGCGAGCTTATAAAAAATCTTTTAGGAATGAAAATTTTGAATTGGCCCCAAGAGAAGTAAAAATAAGCGAACTTACTTTAATGAAATGGGACAAAATAAACGGAATCATAGAAATAAAAATCAAATGTTCAGCTGGCACATATATAAGAGCAATTGCAAGAGATTTAGGAGAAATTCTTAATTCCGAAGGTTGCCTTCTACAACTAAAAAGAATTTCAGCTTGTGGCTTTGATGAACAAAACTCGATAAAAATATCTGATATCGAAAAAGAAAAAGGAAAAAAAAACTCAAAAAATTTAATTATCCCAACAATTTCTGCTCTTAAACACATTTCATCATTTGTCTTAAGTAGTGAAGAACAAATCAATTTTTGGCAAACAGGAAGAGCAATTAAAGTTGATATTAATTACTTAAAGGAAAGTAAGTCTTTTGATTATAAAAAACCCATAAAAGTAGTAGATAAAAAACAAATACTGCTGGGGATTGGCTTCTTAAATAAGGATCAATCTAACATTAATCCAAAATTAGTTCTTAATGCTAAATAA